The following coding sequences lie in one Sorghum bicolor cultivar BTx623 chromosome 6, Sorghum_bicolor_NCBIv3, whole genome shotgun sequence genomic window:
- the LOC8076526 gene encoding proteinaceous RNase P 1, chloroplastic/mitochondrial isoform X1: MRAAMAAAALRPTAATLRFLFTPPHQRRRLLVEHLPFARRRRHSSTATAPALEDSSPSNGEGKAARRRRARESPEGLLRHQLDMCSRNADLTTALRLYDDALSPDTPVPLSLHHYNCLLYLCSNAAATDTDTDSSTAAAQRGFDIFARMEADGVQPNEATLTSVARLAAATRDPAMAFSVVRRMAAAGTPPRLRSYGPALFAYCDAKDADGAKQVEAHMDASGVVPEEPELAALLRVNADKGKADEVYRLLHRTRALVRQVCDTTAQVVEAWFRSDAASQAGVDKWDPSKVKEGVVKGGGGWHGQGWLGKGAWSVGWTEMDKDGTCQRCGEKLVCIDIDPSETDNFANSLTELAIKREVKEDFLGFQNWLRRHGPFDAVIDAANVGLYNSKAFSFSQVNSVVNAIQRVTKSKKLPLIILHRNRVNGGPAKAPYNQKILESWRNAGALYATPPGSNDDWYWLYAAVSCRSLLVTNDEMRDHLFQLLGTSFFPRWKEKHQVRLTFSGRGPTLHLPPPYSIVIQESEDGSWHVPTTTGDDIEKPRQWMCTTRKSSK, encoded by the exons ATGCGTGccgccatggcggcggcggccctcCGACCCACCGCCGCCACCCTCCGCTTCCTCTTCACCCCAcctcaccagcgccgccgcctctTGGTCGAACACCTCCCCTTTGCTCGCCGACGCCGCCACtcctccaccgccacggcccctGCGCTGGAGGACTCCAGCCCCAGCAATGGCGAAGGCAaggccgcccgccgccgccgcgcccgcgAATCCCCCGAGGGCCTCCTCCGTCACCAGCTCGACATGTGCTCCCGCAACGCCGACCTCACCACCGCGCTCCGCCTCTACGACGACGCCCTCTCCCCGGACACCCCCGTCCCGCTCTCCCTCCACCACTACAACTGCCTGCTCTACCTCTGCTCCAACGCCGCCGCTACCGACACTGACACCGATagctccaccgccgccgcccagcGCGGCTTCGACATCTTCGCCAGGATGGAGGCCGACGGCGTCCAGCCCAACGAGGCCACCCTCACCAGCGTCGcgcgcctcgccgccgccacccGCGACCCCGCCATGGCCTTCTCcgtcgtccgccgcatggccgctGCGGGCACCCCGCCGCGCCTCCGCTCCTACGGCCCGGCCCTCTTCGCCTACTGCGACGCCAAAGACGCCGACGGCGCCAAGCAGGTCGAGGCCCACATGGACGCCTCTGGCGTCGTGCCCGAGGAGCCCGAGCTCGCCGCGTTGCTCCGCGTCAATGCGGACAAGGGCAAGGCCGATGAGGTTTACAGGCTCCTGCACAGGACGCGCGCCCTCGTCAGGCAGGTCTGCGACACGACCGCCCAGGTCGTCGAGGCCTGGTTCCGGTCGGACGCAGCGTCCCAGGCGGGGGTGGACAAGTGGGATCCCAGCAAGGTCAAGGAGGGCGTCGTcaagggcggcggcggctggcatGGCCAGGGATGGCTTGGCAAGGGGGCATGGAGCGTTGGCTGGACCGAGATGGACAAGGATGGGACATGCCAACGCTGTGGGGAGAAGCTTGTCTGCATAGACATTGATCCATCGGAGACTGACAACTTTGCAAATTCGCTCACCGAACTTGCCATCAAGCGTGAGGTCAAGGAAGACTTCCTcgggttccag AACTGGCTACGTCGCCATGGACCATTCGATGCTGTTATAGACGCTGCTAATGTAGGCCTTTACAATAGTAAAGCTTTCAGTTTTTCACAG GTTAACTCTGTTGTAAATGCTATACAGAGAGTAACTAAGTCAAAGAAGTTGCCACTGATCATTTTGCATAGGAACCGTGTAAATGGTGGTCCTGCAAAGGCTCCATACAACCAGAAGATTCTGGAGAGTTGGAGGAATGCTGGAGCTCTGTATGCGACCCCTCCTGGTTCCAATGATGATTG GTACTGGTTGTATGCAGCTGTCAGTTGCCGATCGTTGCTTGTTACAAATGATGAGATGCGAGACCACTTGTTTCAACTGCTTGGCACTAGTTTTTTCCCTAGGTGGAAAGAGAAACATCAG GTCAGACTAACTTTCTCCGGGCGTGGCCCTACCCTTCACTTGCCACCTCCCTATTCAATTGTTATTCAG GAATCTGAAGATGGAAGCTGGCATGTACCAACAACAACAGGTGATGATATAGAAAAGCCACGGCAGTGGATGTGCACTACTAGAAAATCTTCGAAGTAG
- the LOC8076526 gene encoding proteinaceous RNase P 1, chloroplastic/mitochondrial isoform X4, which translates to MRAAMAAAALRPTAATLRFLFTPPHQRRRLLVEHLPFARRRRHSSTATAPALEDSSPSNGEGKAARRRRARESPEGLLRHQLDMCSRNADLTTALRLYDDALSPDTPVPLSLHHYNCLLYLCSNAAATDTDTDSSTAAAQRGFDIFARMEADGVQPNEATLTSVARLAAATRDPAMAFSVVRRMAAAGTPPRLRSYGPALFAYCDAKDADGAKQVEAHMDASGVVPEEPELAALLRVNADKGKADEVYRLLHRTRALVRQVCDTTAQVVEAWFRSDAASQAGVDKWDPSKVKEGVVKGGGGWHGQGWLGKGAWSVGWTEMDKDGTCQRCGEKLVCIDIDPSETDNFANSLTELAIKREVKEDFLGFQNWLRRHGPFDAVIDAANVGLYNSKAFSFSQVNSVVNAIQRVTKSKKLPLIILHRNRVNGGPAKAPYNQKILESWRNAGALYATPPGSNDDWYWLYAAVSCRSLLVTNDEMRDHLFQLLGTSFFPRWKEKHQVRLTFSGRGPTLHLPPPYSIVIQESEDGSWHVPTTTEWC; encoded by the exons ATGCGTGccgccatggcggcggcggccctcCGACCCACCGCCGCCACCCTCCGCTTCCTCTTCACCCCAcctcaccagcgccgccgcctctTGGTCGAACACCTCCCCTTTGCTCGCCGACGCCGCCACtcctccaccgccacggcccctGCGCTGGAGGACTCCAGCCCCAGCAATGGCGAAGGCAaggccgcccgccgccgccgcgcccgcgAATCCCCCGAGGGCCTCCTCCGTCACCAGCTCGACATGTGCTCCCGCAACGCCGACCTCACCACCGCGCTCCGCCTCTACGACGACGCCCTCTCCCCGGACACCCCCGTCCCGCTCTCCCTCCACCACTACAACTGCCTGCTCTACCTCTGCTCCAACGCCGCCGCTACCGACACTGACACCGATagctccaccgccgccgcccagcGCGGCTTCGACATCTTCGCCAGGATGGAGGCCGACGGCGTCCAGCCCAACGAGGCCACCCTCACCAGCGTCGcgcgcctcgccgccgccacccGCGACCCCGCCATGGCCTTCTCcgtcgtccgccgcatggccgctGCGGGCACCCCGCCGCGCCTCCGCTCCTACGGCCCGGCCCTCTTCGCCTACTGCGACGCCAAAGACGCCGACGGCGCCAAGCAGGTCGAGGCCCACATGGACGCCTCTGGCGTCGTGCCCGAGGAGCCCGAGCTCGCCGCGTTGCTCCGCGTCAATGCGGACAAGGGCAAGGCCGATGAGGTTTACAGGCTCCTGCACAGGACGCGCGCCCTCGTCAGGCAGGTCTGCGACACGACCGCCCAGGTCGTCGAGGCCTGGTTCCGGTCGGACGCAGCGTCCCAGGCGGGGGTGGACAAGTGGGATCCCAGCAAGGTCAAGGAGGGCGTCGTcaagggcggcggcggctggcatGGCCAGGGATGGCTTGGCAAGGGGGCATGGAGCGTTGGCTGGACCGAGATGGACAAGGATGGGACATGCCAACGCTGTGGGGAGAAGCTTGTCTGCATAGACATTGATCCATCGGAGACTGACAACTTTGCAAATTCGCTCACCGAACTTGCCATCAAGCGTGAGGTCAAGGAAGACTTCCTcgggttccag AACTGGCTACGTCGCCATGGACCATTCGATGCTGTTATAGACGCTGCTAATGTAGGCCTTTACAATAGTAAAGCTTTCAGTTTTTCACAG GTTAACTCTGTTGTAAATGCTATACAGAGAGTAACTAAGTCAAAGAAGTTGCCACTGATCATTTTGCATAGGAACCGTGTAAATGGTGGTCCTGCAAAGGCTCCATACAACCAGAAGATTCTGGAGAGTTGGAGGAATGCTGGAGCTCTGTATGCGACCCCTCCTGGTTCCAATGATGATTG GTACTGGTTGTATGCAGCTGTCAGTTGCCGATCGTTGCTTGTTACAAATGATGAGATGCGAGACCACTTGTTTCAACTGCTTGGCACTAGTTTTTTCCCTAGGTGGAAAGAGAAACATCAG GTCAGACTAACTTTCTCCGGGCGTGGCCCTACCCTTCACTTGCCACCTCCCTATTCAATTGTTATTCAG GAATCTGAAGATGGAAGCTGGCATGTACCAACAACAACAG AATGGTGCTAG
- the LOC8076526 gene encoding proteinaceous RNase P 1, chloroplastic/mitochondrial isoform X5 has protein sequence MRAAMAAAALRPTAATLRFLFTPPHQRRRLLVEHLPFARRRRHSSTATAPALEDSSPSNGEGKAARRRRARESPEGLLRHQLDMCSRNADLTTALRLYDDALSPDTPVPLSLHHYNCLLYLCSNAAATDTDTDSSTAAAQRGFDIFARMEADGVQPNEATLTSVARLAAATRDPAMAFSVVRRMAAAGTPPRLRSYGPALFAYCDAKDADGAKQVEAHMDASGVVPEEPELAALLRVNADKGKADEVYRLLHRTRALVRQVCDTTAQVVEAWFRSDAASQAGVDKWDPSKVKEGVVKGGGGWHGQGWLGKGAWSVGWTEMDKDGTCQRCGEKLVCIDIDPSETDNFANSLTELAIKREVKEDFLGFQNWLRRHGPFDAVIDAANVGLYNSKAFSFSQVNSVVNAIQRVTKSKKLPLIILHRNRVNGGPAKAPYNQKILESWRNAGALYATPPGSNDDWYWLYAAVSCRSLLVTNDEMRDHLFQLLGTSFFPRWKEKHQKQSYALKKLNSTVDAITIVGV, from the exons ATGCGTGccgccatggcggcggcggccctcCGACCCACCGCCGCCACCCTCCGCTTCCTCTTCACCCCAcctcaccagcgccgccgcctctTGGTCGAACACCTCCCCTTTGCTCGCCGACGCCGCCACtcctccaccgccacggcccctGCGCTGGAGGACTCCAGCCCCAGCAATGGCGAAGGCAaggccgcccgccgccgccgcgcccgcgAATCCCCCGAGGGCCTCCTCCGTCACCAGCTCGACATGTGCTCCCGCAACGCCGACCTCACCACCGCGCTCCGCCTCTACGACGACGCCCTCTCCCCGGACACCCCCGTCCCGCTCTCCCTCCACCACTACAACTGCCTGCTCTACCTCTGCTCCAACGCCGCCGCTACCGACACTGACACCGATagctccaccgccgccgcccagcGCGGCTTCGACATCTTCGCCAGGATGGAGGCCGACGGCGTCCAGCCCAACGAGGCCACCCTCACCAGCGTCGcgcgcctcgccgccgccacccGCGACCCCGCCATGGCCTTCTCcgtcgtccgccgcatggccgctGCGGGCACCCCGCCGCGCCTCCGCTCCTACGGCCCGGCCCTCTTCGCCTACTGCGACGCCAAAGACGCCGACGGCGCCAAGCAGGTCGAGGCCCACATGGACGCCTCTGGCGTCGTGCCCGAGGAGCCCGAGCTCGCCGCGTTGCTCCGCGTCAATGCGGACAAGGGCAAGGCCGATGAGGTTTACAGGCTCCTGCACAGGACGCGCGCCCTCGTCAGGCAGGTCTGCGACACGACCGCCCAGGTCGTCGAGGCCTGGTTCCGGTCGGACGCAGCGTCCCAGGCGGGGGTGGACAAGTGGGATCCCAGCAAGGTCAAGGAGGGCGTCGTcaagggcggcggcggctggcatGGCCAGGGATGGCTTGGCAAGGGGGCATGGAGCGTTGGCTGGACCGAGATGGACAAGGATGGGACATGCCAACGCTGTGGGGAGAAGCTTGTCTGCATAGACATTGATCCATCGGAGACTGACAACTTTGCAAATTCGCTCACCGAACTTGCCATCAAGCGTGAGGTCAAGGAAGACTTCCTcgggttccag AACTGGCTACGTCGCCATGGACCATTCGATGCTGTTATAGACGCTGCTAATGTAGGCCTTTACAATAGTAAAGCTTTCAGTTTTTCACAG GTTAACTCTGTTGTAAATGCTATACAGAGAGTAACTAAGTCAAAGAAGTTGCCACTGATCATTTTGCATAGGAACCGTGTAAATGGTGGTCCTGCAAAGGCTCCATACAACCAGAAGATTCTGGAGAGTTGGAGGAATGCTGGAGCTCTGTATGCGACCCCTCCTGGTTCCAATGATGATTG GTACTGGTTGTATGCAGCTGTCAGTTGCCGATCGTTGCTTGTTACAAATGATGAGATGCGAGACCACTTGTTTCAACTGCTTGGCACTAGTTTTTTCCCTAGGTGGAAAGAGAAACATCAG AAACAATCATATGCCTTGAAGAAACTGAACAGCACAGTGGATGCTATTACCATTGTTGGCGTGTAG
- the LOC8076526 gene encoding proteinaceous RNase P 1, chloroplastic/mitochondrial isoform X3 — protein sequence MRAAMAAAALRPTAATLRFLFTPPHQRRRLLVEHLPFARRRRHSSTATAPALEDSSPSNGEGKAARRRRARESPEGLLRHQLDMCSRNADLTTALRLYDDALSPDTPVPLSLHHYNCLLYLCSNAAATDTDTDSSTAAAQRGFDIFARMEADGVQPNEATLTSVARLAAATRDPAMAFSVVRRMAAAGTPPRLRSYGPALFAYCDAKDADGAKQVEAHMDASGVVPEEPELAALLRVNADKGKADEVYRLLHRTRALVRQVCDTTAQVVEAWFRSDAASQAGVDKWDPSKVKEGVVKGGGGWHGQGWLGKGAWSVGWTEMDKDGTCQRCGEKLVCIDIDPSETDNFANSLTELAIKREVKEDFLGFQNWLRRHGPFDAVIDAANVGLYNSKAFSFSQVNSVVNAIQRVTKSKKLPLIILHRNRVNGGPAKAPYNQKILESWRNAGALYATPPGSNDDWYWLYAAVSCRSLLVTNDEMRDHLFQLLGTSFFPRWKEKHQVRLTFSGRGPTLHLPPPYSIVIQESEDGSWHVPTTTVMGALFD from the exons ATGCGTGccgccatggcggcggcggccctcCGACCCACCGCCGCCACCCTCCGCTTCCTCTTCACCCCAcctcaccagcgccgccgcctctTGGTCGAACACCTCCCCTTTGCTCGCCGACGCCGCCACtcctccaccgccacggcccctGCGCTGGAGGACTCCAGCCCCAGCAATGGCGAAGGCAaggccgcccgccgccgccgcgcccgcgAATCCCCCGAGGGCCTCCTCCGTCACCAGCTCGACATGTGCTCCCGCAACGCCGACCTCACCACCGCGCTCCGCCTCTACGACGACGCCCTCTCCCCGGACACCCCCGTCCCGCTCTCCCTCCACCACTACAACTGCCTGCTCTACCTCTGCTCCAACGCCGCCGCTACCGACACTGACACCGATagctccaccgccgccgcccagcGCGGCTTCGACATCTTCGCCAGGATGGAGGCCGACGGCGTCCAGCCCAACGAGGCCACCCTCACCAGCGTCGcgcgcctcgccgccgccacccGCGACCCCGCCATGGCCTTCTCcgtcgtccgccgcatggccgctGCGGGCACCCCGCCGCGCCTCCGCTCCTACGGCCCGGCCCTCTTCGCCTACTGCGACGCCAAAGACGCCGACGGCGCCAAGCAGGTCGAGGCCCACATGGACGCCTCTGGCGTCGTGCCCGAGGAGCCCGAGCTCGCCGCGTTGCTCCGCGTCAATGCGGACAAGGGCAAGGCCGATGAGGTTTACAGGCTCCTGCACAGGACGCGCGCCCTCGTCAGGCAGGTCTGCGACACGACCGCCCAGGTCGTCGAGGCCTGGTTCCGGTCGGACGCAGCGTCCCAGGCGGGGGTGGACAAGTGGGATCCCAGCAAGGTCAAGGAGGGCGTCGTcaagggcggcggcggctggcatGGCCAGGGATGGCTTGGCAAGGGGGCATGGAGCGTTGGCTGGACCGAGATGGACAAGGATGGGACATGCCAACGCTGTGGGGAGAAGCTTGTCTGCATAGACATTGATCCATCGGAGACTGACAACTTTGCAAATTCGCTCACCGAACTTGCCATCAAGCGTGAGGTCAAGGAAGACTTCCTcgggttccag AACTGGCTACGTCGCCATGGACCATTCGATGCTGTTATAGACGCTGCTAATGTAGGCCTTTACAATAGTAAAGCTTTCAGTTTTTCACAG GTTAACTCTGTTGTAAATGCTATACAGAGAGTAACTAAGTCAAAGAAGTTGCCACTGATCATTTTGCATAGGAACCGTGTAAATGGTGGTCCTGCAAAGGCTCCATACAACCAGAAGATTCTGGAGAGTTGGAGGAATGCTGGAGCTCTGTATGCGACCCCTCCTGGTTCCAATGATGATTG GTACTGGTTGTATGCAGCTGTCAGTTGCCGATCGTTGCTTGTTACAAATGATGAGATGCGAGACCACTTGTTTCAACTGCTTGGCACTAGTTTTTTCCCTAGGTGGAAAGAGAAACATCAG GTCAGACTAACTTTCTCCGGGCGTGGCCCTACCCTTCACTTGCCACCTCCCTATTCAATTGTTATTCAG GAATCTGAAGATGGAAGCTGGCATGTACCAACAACAACAG TGATGGGAGCCTTATTTGATTGA
- the LOC8076526 gene encoding proteinaceous RNase P 1, chloroplastic/mitochondrial isoform X2, which yields MRAAMAAAALRPTAATLRFLFTPPHQRRRLLVEHLPFARRRRHSSTATAPALEDSSPSNGEGKAARRRRARESPEGLLRHQLDMCSRNADLTTALRLYDDALSPDTPVPLSLHHYNCLLYLCSNAAATDTDTDSSTAAAQRGFDIFARMEADGVQPNEATLTSVARLAAATRDPAMAFSVVRRMAAAGTPPRLRSYGPALFAYCDAKDADGAKQVEAHMDASGVVPEEPELAALLRVNADKGKADEVYRLLHRTRALVRQVCDTTAQVVEAWFRSDAASQAGVDKWDPSKVKEGVVKGGGGWHGQGWLGKGAWSVGWTEMDKDGTCQRCGEKLVCIDIDPSETDNFANSLTELAIKREVKEDFLGFQNWLRRHGPFDAVIDAANVGLYNSKAFSFSQVNSVVNAIQRVTKSKKLPLIILHRNRVNGGPAKAPYNQKILESWRNAGALYATPPGSNDDWYWLYAAVSCRSLLVTNDEMRDHLFQLLGTSFFPRWKEKHQVRLTFSGRGPTLHLPPPYSIVIQESEDGSWHVPTTTASDGSLI from the exons ATGCGTGccgccatggcggcggcggccctcCGACCCACCGCCGCCACCCTCCGCTTCCTCTTCACCCCAcctcaccagcgccgccgcctctTGGTCGAACACCTCCCCTTTGCTCGCCGACGCCGCCACtcctccaccgccacggcccctGCGCTGGAGGACTCCAGCCCCAGCAATGGCGAAGGCAaggccgcccgccgccgccgcgcccgcgAATCCCCCGAGGGCCTCCTCCGTCACCAGCTCGACATGTGCTCCCGCAACGCCGACCTCACCACCGCGCTCCGCCTCTACGACGACGCCCTCTCCCCGGACACCCCCGTCCCGCTCTCCCTCCACCACTACAACTGCCTGCTCTACCTCTGCTCCAACGCCGCCGCTACCGACACTGACACCGATagctccaccgccgccgcccagcGCGGCTTCGACATCTTCGCCAGGATGGAGGCCGACGGCGTCCAGCCCAACGAGGCCACCCTCACCAGCGTCGcgcgcctcgccgccgccacccGCGACCCCGCCATGGCCTTCTCcgtcgtccgccgcatggccgctGCGGGCACCCCGCCGCGCCTCCGCTCCTACGGCCCGGCCCTCTTCGCCTACTGCGACGCCAAAGACGCCGACGGCGCCAAGCAGGTCGAGGCCCACATGGACGCCTCTGGCGTCGTGCCCGAGGAGCCCGAGCTCGCCGCGTTGCTCCGCGTCAATGCGGACAAGGGCAAGGCCGATGAGGTTTACAGGCTCCTGCACAGGACGCGCGCCCTCGTCAGGCAGGTCTGCGACACGACCGCCCAGGTCGTCGAGGCCTGGTTCCGGTCGGACGCAGCGTCCCAGGCGGGGGTGGACAAGTGGGATCCCAGCAAGGTCAAGGAGGGCGTCGTcaagggcggcggcggctggcatGGCCAGGGATGGCTTGGCAAGGGGGCATGGAGCGTTGGCTGGACCGAGATGGACAAGGATGGGACATGCCAACGCTGTGGGGAGAAGCTTGTCTGCATAGACATTGATCCATCGGAGACTGACAACTTTGCAAATTCGCTCACCGAACTTGCCATCAAGCGTGAGGTCAAGGAAGACTTCCTcgggttccag AACTGGCTACGTCGCCATGGACCATTCGATGCTGTTATAGACGCTGCTAATGTAGGCCTTTACAATAGTAAAGCTTTCAGTTTTTCACAG GTTAACTCTGTTGTAAATGCTATACAGAGAGTAACTAAGTCAAAGAAGTTGCCACTGATCATTTTGCATAGGAACCGTGTAAATGGTGGTCCTGCAAAGGCTCCATACAACCAGAAGATTCTGGAGAGTTGGAGGAATGCTGGAGCTCTGTATGCGACCCCTCCTGGTTCCAATGATGATTG GTACTGGTTGTATGCAGCTGTCAGTTGCCGATCGTTGCTTGTTACAAATGATGAGATGCGAGACCACTTGTTTCAACTGCTTGGCACTAGTTTTTTCCCTAGGTGGAAAGAGAAACATCAG GTCAGACTAACTTTCTCCGGGCGTGGCCCTACCCTTCACTTGCCACCTCCCTATTCAATTGTTATTCAG GAATCTGAAGATGGAAGCTGGCATGTACCAACAACAACAG CAAGTGATGGGAGCCTTATTTGA